Part of the Archaeoglobus neptunius genome, ATGCTCAGCATTGCAAAGACCAAAGCTACAAAGGCGGGGCTGAATGTAACCTTCATCGTCGGGGATGCTGAAAATCTTCCCTTCGATGATGAAAGCTTCGATGCGGTTGTGTGCAGACATCTTCTCTGGACGCTTCCAAATCCCGATAAAGCTGTGAAGGAGTGGGCAAGAGTTGTGAAACCGGGCGGAATGGTTGTTGCGATAGACGGAAAATGGACGACGTGTTCAATGGCAGCGAAACTCAGGAGTGCCATAGGCAGGATTGCAATTGCAGCCTATGAGCGAAGGTGGAAAAAAAGTCACTACAGTCGTGAGATAAACAAAGCGCTTCCATTCTACGGCGGAGCGAGTGGCGATGTTATTTCAGACATTTTTAAAGGAACCGGACTGAAAAATGTTGAAGTCAGGGACCTGAGCTGGATAAGGGAAAGAATGCTCGAAAATCTGCCGTTTTTTTACCGCCTTGCCTGGAATGGTAGGGAATATTTCGCCGTTATCGGTGTTAAGGAGTCTTAGGGAGGTGGTGAGATGGAGTTATCGAGGAGGGATTTTATCCGGTATTCCGGGGCTGCAGCCGCAACGCTACTCGGCCTCAGCCTGCTTGGATGTTCTCAGAAGAAGACCGGAAAGGGGGAAATTGAGAAGACGTTTTACAAGGAAACGGTAGTGATGGGATACGGGAAGGATCACAACCTGAAGGGAGGAAAGTGGGGCATCGGCTTCTTCCCGAAGGTTAACACACTGGAGCATCTTGTGGAGTATGATCTGAAAGACGACAAATGTCTGC contains:
- a CDS encoding class I SAM-dependent methyltransferase; translation: MVKDRIREYWDSRCHEYDSSPGHTSLPEVWRDILGKIFHRKMRILDVGTGTGFVALRLAELGHDVTGIDLSEGMLSIAKTKATKAGLNVTFIVGDAENLPFDDESFDAVVCRHLLWTLPNPDKAVKEWARVVKPGGMVVAIDGKWTTCSMAAKLRSAIGRIAIAAYERRWKKSHYSREINKALPFYGGASGDVISDIFKGTGLKNVEVRDLSWIRERMLENLPFFYRLAWNGREYFAVIGVKES